The DNA sequence GGATCACCCATGGCAGCCGCGGGCGTCAAAACCCCTAGCCGGTCTGGTAATTCGCTGCGATCCAGAGCCAGGGTCAAGCCACTCTCGCCCAGCAGCACCGCGGTCGCCTTGTAACCGGGATCGCCTTCCTGCGCGATGACCGCCCGATAACGCGCCCCCTCGGTTGTGGTGGTGTAGGTCTCGACCCGATAGTGGCCCTTGTTCCGGGTGCGCTCACTGGGACCCGAACCCGGCTTCGGTAGCAGGCGCTGGGCAACGAATTTCGGCATAGGCACCCGCGTCCCCAGACCGAAACCCGCTGTCAGGAAACCTGTGACGGCGGCCGCGGCGATTGGCGCGACCACCGAACTTCCCAGGCTCATGACCTCGCGATAACGTATCCGGGTTCCGTATCCCCAGTCCAACAATGCATTGCTACGTCGCACAATCCGGGTGTTGACCGGCCCCATGAAGAAGGCACCCAGCCACTTGCCCGCCAACTCCGGTGCCACGGATTCGCCACGGAGCGTTTGAAATTCACGCTGCCGCCCCACCTCCGGCTCGGCCGGGCGGTCCGGGCTCAGCGAGTAGGGGTCCTGAGAGTTGCGACGCACCTCCGGATCCTCGGCGCTCGCCTCCATCACCTCGACCATCGACGCCGCCGTACCACCGCTGACACCGCCGCGGAACTTGCTCAGCACATAGGTCGTCTCGAGCAGCTCGCCCGTGCCGTCTTCCTGAGCCCGCCGATACAGGGCATACACACTCAGATCCGAGGGAATGGAATCGAATCCGCAGCAATGCACGATCCTGGCACCGGTGTCCGCGGCCTGCTTGCCGTAGACGTCGATGCTCTCCCGGACGAAGTTGACCTCACCAGTCAAGTCCGCGTAGTCGGTTCCCACCTCGGCGCACGCGGCCACCAACGGCAGCCCGTATTTTGTGTACGGCCCGACGGTGGTAACAACCACCTGAGTAGAAGCCGCCATGGCCGCCAGCGTCGCCGGTCGGGTGGCGTCAGCCTCGATCAACGGCCAGTCCCGCGCCGCCGGACCACACGCAGCACGCACGGCGGCAAGCTTTTCGGTGTTTCGCCCGGCCAGCGCAATCCGTGCCCCGGTGGCCTCAACCCGTCCGGCCAGATAGAGCGCGGTCAGTTTCCCCACGTATCCCGTTGCCCC is a window from the Mycobacteroides salmoniphilum genome containing:
- a CDS encoding saccharopine dehydrogenase family protein → MSREHDIVLYGATGYVGKLTALYLAGRVEATGARIALAGRNTEKLAAVRAACGPAARDWPLIEADATRPATLAAMAASTQVVVTTVGPYTKYGLPLVAACAEVGTDYADLTGEVNFVRESIDVYGKQAADTGARIVHCCGFDSIPSDLSVYALYRRAQEDGTGELLETTYVLSKFRGGVSGGTAASMVEVMEASAEDPEVRRNSQDPYSLSPDRPAEPEVGRQREFQTLRGESVAPELAGKWLGAFFMGPVNTRIVRRSNALLDWGYGTRIRYREVMSLGSSVVAPIAAAAVTGFLTAGFGLGTRVPMPKFVAQRLLPKPGSGPSERTRNKGHYRVETYTTTTEGARYRAVIAQEGDPGYKATAVLLGESGLTLALDRSELPDRLGVLTPAAAMGDPLLKRLRVAQGVTVEVERL